From one Triticum urartu cultivar G1812 chromosome 3, Tu2.1, whole genome shotgun sequence genomic stretch:
- the LOC125542433 gene encoding exosome complex component RRP41 homolog — protein sequence MEYVNPLTGFRVDGRRPNEMRQLKGEVGVVSRADGSALFEMGNTRVIAAVYGPREIQNRSQQQNSKEALVRCEYRMAEFSTGDRRRKPKGDRRSTEISLVIRQTMEASILTHLMPHSQIDIFVQVLQADGGTRSACINAATLALADAGIPMRDIVTSCSAGYLCSTPLLDLNYIEDSAGGADVTVGILAKMDKVTLLQMDAKLPMDTFETVMDLASEGCKAIATYIREVLLENTKQLECQRG from the exons ATGGAGTACGTCAACCCTCTCACCGGCTTCCGCGTCGACGGCCGTCGCCCCAACGAG ATGCGGCAGCTCAAGGGCGAGGTTGGCGTCGTCTCCAGGGCCGACGGCTCGGCGCTCTTCGAGATGGGCAACACCAGGGTCATCGCCGCCGTCTACGGGCCCCGAGAG ATCCAAAACAGGAGTCAGCAACAAAACAGTAAAGAGGCTTTG GTGCGTTGTGAGTATAGAATGGCCGAATTTAGCACTGGGGATCGAAGGAGAAAGCCAAAAGGTGACAG GCGATCAACAGAAATTTCGCTTGTTATTCGTCAAACAATGGAGGCAAGCATATTAACACATTTAATGCCACACTCACAG ATTGACATATTTGTCCAAGTTCTTCAAGCTGATGGTG GAACCAGGTCTGCATGCATCAATGCTGCAACGCTAGCACTTGCAGATGCTGGGATTCCAATGCGAGACATAGTCACTTCTTGCAGTGCTGGGTATCTGTGTTCTACTCCTTTGCTTG ATCTGAATTATATAGAAGACAGCGCTGGAGGCGCGGATGTCACCGTTGGCATTCTTGCAAAGATGGACAAAGTGACTCTTCTGCAG ATGGACGCGAAACTACCAATGGACACATTTGAGACTGTGATGGACCTTGCAAGTGAAGGGTGCAAAGCGATCGCAACCTACATCCGAGAG GTGCTATTGGAGAACACGAAGCAGCTGGAGTGTCAGCGAGGCTAG